The following is a genomic window from Octopus sinensis linkage group LG20, ASM634580v1, whole genome shotgun sequence.
ACTTGATATTCCTGCCATGTGTGCACACAGCGCAACCCAGCTGAGTCAAGAGATCTGCACTGGGTAgttcagacatgtactttatatataaagatattttctatAGTATTTCCTAAGTCataatgacagagaaatagtttgatgaaatttatttaacaataagacaATTCTAATATCAGGATAAATTGTTTCATAATTCAAAAAGATgtacataatttatattatatttaataacaaataaattactTAATGCAGAATTTAAGCTATATCCTCATGTAAAAGAAAGtctaagtgaaatactaaattctCAACGTAACATTATATGAATACAAAGTTAAAATTTCAAaagattacttgaatccatacATTGTgacttaaacttatatatatatatatatttatttatttatgttatatatatatatattatatatatatatatatatttcttcactctTTTGGTTCCATATTCCTGTTTCAATTAGTTCTGATGATTATGaagaatttgttaaaatatttttgtcataatTAAACTGATGCTTGGAACATAGATTAACAGGAGATtttgctggaagattttaattgagatcactttaaaacacaaagtttgtattatagaaccagGTGTGGCATCAGGTagaggttggtatcaaaagggttaattcacAAACTTTTCTCATAAATTAATATAGCATATCCAACATACCCCATTGGTCTCCCCTTAGTCGTTATGTATTCATTATCATAAAACATTCAATTTTTCACAAATACTTTTTTGAAATATCTTCTTCCTGATGATAACAATAGTTTACTTTTCATTAGAATGGTCCAGACATAGATTTAAGAATTCAATCTTAggtattacaaaataaaaatagtgaTGAGCAAATTACTAAAACACCCCTCTTTTATTtacaaatcataaatataaagttTTCCAGTCAAGGGTGGAAACACGAGATTTTTTACTGTGACATTCCCGGAACACCAGTTTAAGATTATGCCTGGTGAACAAAAGATTATAAATTTTATCACATGACAATATctgctttgtttttttcatcttaGCTGCCTTTAACACCATTGGTATAACAACCCGAGTCTTCTCAATTCTGTAATAAAAGTAATCATATGTTTAGTGTGCATTAATAGTgttgataaatatacataaataagacaTTAAAAAGAGATATGACAGTTTCTCAAGCTGACCATACGTACATCTCTCATACTTAATATTTTACTTgagaataattttttcaatatttcattttcgtatttggtttgcaaggttctttgtGAATTTGCacgttgaaacaaattttgttgtgtctagggagagtcattacaGTGATCCCTAGTTTATCGCAGTAGATTGGTTCCAAGACTGGCCgtgataactgaatttccgcgaagtagggacaccatatttacagtacttaatgtgtatttggacttttaaaaccctccctgtactgttaacaacccacccattacagtagtctattaataacaaggacaactgttaggCAATAAaactttagattaaaaaaaataaagattgttactgttacacaggccagatttcaaaatagaaagctgtgattTGTCGTCTCTCTCCATTGCGCCAATCACAGCCcatcttaagttcaaatacccctgtatatgcttttttgctattttacgcttgttttgttgttcctagactaggaaataatattcattattaatattttaatggatttaatgaaaaattttaggcgttcatatatatatatatatatatcttttactcttttacttgtttcagtcatttgactgcggccatgctggagcaccgcctttaatcgagcaactcgaccccagcacttattctttgtaagcccagtacttattctatcggtctcatttgccgaaccgctaagtgacggggacgtaaacacaccagcatcggttgtcaagcaatgctaaggggacaaacacagacacacaaacacacatacatacatatatatatatatatacatatatacaacaggcttctttcagtttccgcctaccaaatccactcacaaggcattggtcggcccggggctatagcagaagacacttgcccaagatgccacgcagtgggactgaacccggaaccatgtggttgttagcaagctacttaccacacagccactcctgtgcctatatttgattaagattttatttttagttaCATATATTAACTAAACCAGTTAATTTTCATGAAACAAGCCATGGCAACTTagatttttcttcatttgtttcagtcatttgactgtggccatgctggagcacaacattGATTTAACAActtaattttatctaatttttccatattttcaacAGGTAACAGACAATCTGCTTCCGTTGActcttaaaattatttcttttctggCATTTACATGCCTCttaatttatcacacacacacacacacatatatataggtgtgtgtgtttatatatatatatatatttcgcaagaaatgaagccagaatgctccgatggatgtgtaattacagtgttcatactcgacagagtgtaagtgccttgagagaaaagttggaccaaagaagcatcagttgaggtgtgtaagagagacgtttgcgctggtatggtcatgtggcgagaatggatgaagataattgtgtgaaaaagtgccacaccctagcggttgagggaacctgtggaagaggcagacccaggaaaacctgggacgaggtggtgaagcacaacctttgaactttaggtctcaccaaggaaatgactagagactgagacctttggaagtatgctgtgcgtaagaagacccggcaggacaagtcagaccataacccgtggcctctacctgggatgtagctgGTCCActaatgcatacctttccttcttgggacacaaaactctagttgtgaagacctgtcgatttgctcgactaaaggcaatgctccagcatggccacagtcaaatgactgaaacaagtaaaagtaaaagagtataagagaaatatatttttgatgacTAGCAATATTGTTACTTACATATGATCCAGATCCCACATACCAAACATCAGACAGTTTTGCCTGGATGAATAAGGGTTGATCATATGTGAGTTTTCACATGTACTTTCATCAAACTTCCCTTCACATTCGAACAAGCCATCTGAGTTACAAATCCGTTCAGTTTCCAAAGCAGTCCGATCAAAATATGTTCCCTGATAAGAATTCTTCTCAAGTTTATTTTTCAGTTGGTTTACGAGTTCACGAATATCTTCAGAAACCTCTTGATCGACATCTTTCTTGAGTTTGGCACTTgcctaaagaacaaaaaaaaaaaaaaaaaaaaaaaaaaaggggttcatgtaatcgattttatcaactcaaaaagggaagaaaaaggcaaagtcaacctcggaggaatttgacctcagaatgtaaagatggtcaaaattctactaagcatttttcccagcctgctaacaattctgctagctcaccacctttagtTCTACTATGATTATTACATTTGGAACACTGAGATAAATTAATACTACTGCTCAAGTTTTATGCATTCATTTCAAGTATAGAATAAAGTCACCACATTTACAATATAATCCGCCCCCCCCCCATTGTTCTGGTATGTCAACACAACTCTCTGATTTACCACCGTGTGAGAAGAAGGGAAATttagcattttatattttacattttgcaTCTTGCACTATGTACAgcttcttgaatttttttctacATAATAAATGATGAATGCAAACATACTtgccttatgatgatgatgatgatgatgatgatgatgatgatgatgacgacgacgacgacagtggAGGTACTGGTgatggcggcagcagtggtggtggtggaggtggtggtattggtggtggtggtggaggtggaggtggggttgatggtattggtggtggtggtattttctCATAGTCCAAGAAagatggttctgcaatttcttgccaaacaaccaacacaaatgatttgtttaattgtgtgctgtacattagctcactccttccatcaaatcaacattgtctgAACAGATTGCATGGTGTGCCAAACGTCAGATGTCAAAATGGTCaccagagcaacatgagatgaagcgttttgctcaagaacacaacacactgactGGTCTgaaaactgaaaccacaatctcacaactgtgagtgcaacatcctaaccactaaggccATGCACCCTTACACACTTGCCTAACAAAATACATTATAAACTTACATTTACTAACAATGAAATAGACTTGGGTGCCCCAAACCTTAAGATGCCCCAATGCTTTCTTCACCACCACATCCTCTTACTACACACTTTTGCATATATACTCTACCCAAAACTGGAATAACATGATGACCACTGCCATGTCCATCCATTCAACCAAATATGAGAATGAAACTGAGAAGTgacttgaaattaaattttttatataaaaacttatacattattcatcatcatcatcatcgtcgtcatttaacgtctgttttccgtgctagcatgggttgaacagtttgaccggggtctggaaagtcagaaggctgctccaggctccagtctgatctggcagtgtttctacggctggacgcccttcctaatgccaaccaccccgtgagtgtagtgggtgctttttacgtgccaccagcacaggggccagaggaggctggcaatgtccACAATCggttggcgctttttacgtgccaccggcacagacaccagtcagggtggcgctgtcatcggccacgttaggatggtgttttttacatgccaccggcacaggtatcacaactataatttccatttgatttttattttgatgttgatgtatttgactcaataggtctcctcaagcacagcaggttaccCTATgttccaaggtaagcacagcaggccgtcctgcgagccatgaactcacttcatttgtcaggtcttcgcagtcacagcatatctccagaggtctcggtcttttgtcattgcctctgtgaggcccaacattcgaaggctatgcttgaccacctcatcctatgtcttcctgagtctgctattattacttatataaattATGCCCATGCTTTTAGTTTCTTGGTTGAGTCATACCTGGATTGATTTGAAATGGTGACACTGCTATTGTATTACAATGAATAAAGATTTCAAgtcattttcttattcttctcagTCTTGGATTATATTTCTATGCagttataaatatacttacatcaCTATAATATTTCTTTACACGGCTCTGTGCTTTGTAATTCATATATTCTGATTTGGTTTTAAATGACTCTCTAACtcctaaaatattgaaaaacaaaagtatCATTAAATTTGGTATAAATAACACTTCAAATATGAAGTAATTTGTTAAATGTTATCTAATGATGACTATTGAAATTTTGATTCAAGTTATAAGCATAATTTTTACCAAGTAttaatacaaattttaaaactaCTTCTACTTCTGTAGGTATATGATCAGAAAAGATGATGAGAATGGGATAAAAAAATGTCTTATACCATCAGTGAAGGCTACCATAGAATAGAATGATCGAGAGAACACCATACCCAGTGTTTATCATGAGTTGCTCATTTTCAAAGAGGGCATATTGTGGGTTCTTTTGAGGGTGGACTTAGCCAGCATAAGATGGTACATGGAACTGTTCATAATGACCACAAGAAATGTTCTGGATGACCACAGACATCAACGAAACCCACAAAGcaagaaagggtgaaagaattGTTATATCAGAGTTCAAAAAAATTTGTGCAGCAAATGAATTCTGAGATATGAATTTCAGAATGAAGTG
Proteins encoded in this region:
- the LOC115222590 gene encoding DNA fragmentation factor subunit beta: MRKWPGITNNIQNIFRAISEHNLDLHDFLKPDVLEKLWKKETRDDKSCLELRSEDENWFAGVRESFKTKSEYMNYKAQSRVKKYYSDASAKLKKDVDQEVSEDIRELVNQLKNKLEKNSYQGTYFDRTALETERICNSDGLFECEGKFDESTCENSHMINPYSSRQNCLMFGMWDLDHIIEKTRVVIPMVLKAAKMKKTKQILSCDKIYNLLFTRHNLKLVFRECHSKKSRVSTLDWKTLYL